One Triticum dicoccoides isolate Atlit2015 ecotype Zavitan chromosome 5B, WEW_v2.0, whole genome shotgun sequence genomic window carries:
- the LOC119306245 gene encoding COBRA-like protein 3, with translation MAVVAGVTGSSRSAACCAVLLAAVLFLSAPATTEAYDSLDPYGNITIKWDIISWTPDGYVATVTITNYQQFRTISAPGWRLGWSWRKKEVIWAMVGARAIKRGDCSKFKRSRPHCCKRDPTIVDLPSGTPFNQQVANCCKAGVLKTFNQDPGNAASSFQIAVGLAGTTNRTVILPKKITLKAPGQGYTCGRALVVVPTKYSSSGGRRVTQAFMSWNVTCT, from the exons ATGGCGGTGGTTGCGGGCGTCACCGGGAGCTCCAGATCCGCGGCCTGCTGCGCCGTGCTGCTCGCGGCCGTGCTGTTCCTCTCCGCACCGGCCACCACAG AGGCTTATGATTCGCTGGATCCATATGGCAACATCACGATAAAATGGGACATCATTTCGTGGACTCCGGATGGTTATGTG GCAACAGTCACAATTACCAACTACCAGCAGTTCCGAACCATATCTGCACCCGGGTGGCGGCTGGGGTGGTCGTGGCGAAAGAAAGAGGTCATCTGGGCGATGGTGGGGGCTCGGGCAATTAAGCGGGGCGATTGCTCAAAATTCAAGCGCAGCCGTCCCCATTGCTGCAAGAGAGATCCGACGATTGTCGATCTTCCTTCAGGCACCCCATTCAACCAGCAAGTTGCCAATTGTTGCAAGGCAGGAGTTCTAAAGACATTTAACCAGGACCCAGGAAATGCTGCTTCCTCCTTTCAGATTGCTGTAGGTCTTGCTGGGACTACCAATAGGACGGTTATTTTGCCCAAAAAAATCACTCTCAAGGCTCCAGGTCAGGGGTACACTTGTGGGCGTGCTCTTGTTGTCGTGCCTACCAAGTATTCTTCCTCGGGCGGGCGCAGGGTAACCCAAGCTTTCA TGTCATGGAATGTAACCTGCACGTAA
- the LOC119306246 gene encoding putative glycine-rich cell wall structural protein 1 — MACHVKAIVFGAAVLAAFVLATEGRAARKDLGLGLDLGGGGGLGVGTGGGLGVGTGGGVGIGVGIGGGGGGGGSGSGSGSGSGSYSGSGSGSGSGSGSGSGSWSGSGSGSSSAGSSAGSYAESGAGSNAGPGDAGSYAGSRAGSYAGSNAGNGGSGAGSYAGSEAGSYAGSGAGPHGGSGAGSYAGSRAGSYAGSGHGK; from the coding sequence ATGGCTTGCCACGTGAAGGCCATTGTGTTTGGCGCCGCCGTCCTGGCAGCATTTGTTCTCGCGACCGAGGGTCGCGCTGCCCGGAAGGACCTGGGGCTGGgcctcgacctcggcggcggcggcggcctcggggTCGGCACGGGCGGCGGTCTGGGAGTAGGCACCGGTGGCGGTGTGGGGATCGGTGTCGGcattggcggtggcggtggcggtggcggctctGGCTCTGGCTCCGGGTCAGGGTCCGGGTCTTactcaggctcaggctctgggtCTGGGTCAGGCTCAGGTTCCGGGTCTGGGTCTTGGTCTGGGTCAGGCTCTGGGTCGTCGTCGGCAGGGTCAAGTGCAGGCTCGTACGCCGAGTCGGGCGCGGGCTCGAACGCAGGGCCAGGCGACGCAGGGTCGTACGCCGGCTCACGGGCTGGCTCCTACGCGGGCTCCAACGCCGGGAACGGAGGCTCCGGCGCGGGCTCGTACGCCGGCTCCGAGGCCGGCTCGTACGCAGGGTCTGGTGCTGGCCCGCATGGGGGGTCCGGGGCCGGCTCGTACGCGGGGTCCAGGGCTGGTTCCTACGCTGGCAGCGGGCATGGCAAGTGA